The following proteins come from a genomic window of Sorex araneus isolate mSorAra2 chromosome 1, mSorAra2.pri, whole genome shotgun sequence:
- the FBXO25 gene encoding F-box only protein 25 isoform X1 — protein MPFLGQDWRSPGWSWIKTEDGWKRCESWDRGLGSENSQRGISHSIIFNSEDEEIVNNEDHEYTSKKRKKDHFRNETNTQCFYREKWIYVHKESTRERHGYCTLGEAFNRLDFSSAIQDIRRFNYVVKLLQLIAKSQLTSLSGVAQKNYFNILDKIVQKVLDDHQNPRLIKDLLQDLSSTLCILIRGVGKSVLVGNINIWICRLETILTWQQQLQNLQMTKQVNTGLTLSDLPLHTLNNILYRFSDGWDIVTLGQVTPTLSVLSEDRQLWKQLCQYHFAEKQFCRHLILSETGHVEWKLMYFALQKCYPTREQYGDTLHFCRHCSILFWKDCRLALLLKDSGHPCTAADPDSCFTPVSPQHFIDLFKF, from the exons ATGCCATTTTTGGGCCAGGACTGGAGATCTCCTGGGTGGAGCTGGATTAAAACAGAAGATGGCTGGAAGCGGTGTGAGTCCTGGGACCGGGGACTTGGGAGTGAGAACAGCCAGCGCGGCATCAGCCACAGCAT TATCTTCAACAGTGAAGATGAAGAAATAGTCAATAATGAAGACCATGAGTACacatccaaaaagagaaagaaggatcattttagaaatgaaacaaatacTCAAT GTTTTTATCGTGAAAAATGGATCTATGTTCATAAAGAAAGCACGAGAGAA AGACACGGCTACTGCACGTTGGGAGAAGCCTTTAATCGCCTAGACTTCTCAAGCGCAATTCAGGACATCCGAAGGTTCAATTACGTGGTCAAA TTGTTGCAGCTAATCGCAAAATCCCAGTTGACTTCACTGagtggtgtggctcaaaagaatTACTTCAACATTTTGGATAAAATCGTCCAGAAGG TTCTAGATGACCACCAAAACCCTCGCCTTATCAAAGACCTTCTCCAAGACTTGAGCTCCACCCTGTGCATCCTTATTCGAGGGGTGGGCAAGTCTGTGCTGGTGGGAAACATCAATATTTGGATTTGCCGGCTGGAAACGATCCTCACCTGGCAGCAGCAGCTACAGAACCTCCAGATGACCAAG CAGGTGAACACTGGCCTGACCCTCAGTGACCTGCCCCTGCATACGCTCAACAACATCCTGTACCGGTTCTCCGACGGATGGGACATCGTCACCTTGGGCCAGGTGACACCCACACTGTCGGTGCTCAGCGAGGACCGGCAGCTGTGGAAGCAGCTGTGTCAGTACCACTTCGCGGAGAAGCAG TTTTGCAGACACCTGATTCTTTCAGAAACAGGTCACGTGGAGTGGAAACTCATGTACTTTGCACTTCAGAAGTGCTACCCGACCCGGGAGCAGTATGGAGACACCCTGCACTTCTGCAGGCACTGCAGCATTCTCTTCTGGAAG GACTGCCGCCTTGCTTTGTTGTTGAAG GACTCGGGGCACCCCTGCACAGCTGCGGACCCTGACAGCTGCTTCACGCCCGTGTCTCCTCAGCACTTCATCGACCTCTTCAAATTCTGA
- the FBXO25 gene encoding F-box only protein 25 isoform X2 produces MPFLGQDWRSPGWSWIKTEDGWKRCESWDRGLGSENSQRGISHSIIFNSEDEEIVNNEDHEYTSKKRKKDHFRNETNTQCFYREKWIYVHKESTRERHGYCTLGEAFNRLDFSSAIQDIRRFNYVVKLLQLIAKSQLTSLSGVAQKNYFNILDKIVQKVLDDHQNPRLIKDLLQDLSSTLCILIRGVGKSVLVGNINIWICRLETILTWQQQLQNLQMTKQVNTGLTLSDLPLHTLNNILYRFSDGWDIVTLGQVTPTLSVLSEDRQLWKQLCQYHFAEKQFCRHLILSETGHVEWKLMYFALQKCYPTREQYGDTLHFCRHCSILFWKDSGHPCTAADPDSCFTPVSPQHFIDLFKF; encoded by the exons ATGCCATTTTTGGGCCAGGACTGGAGATCTCCTGGGTGGAGCTGGATTAAAACAGAAGATGGCTGGAAGCGGTGTGAGTCCTGGGACCGGGGACTTGGGAGTGAGAACAGCCAGCGCGGCATCAGCCACAGCAT TATCTTCAACAGTGAAGATGAAGAAATAGTCAATAATGAAGACCATGAGTACacatccaaaaagagaaagaaggatcattttagaaatgaaacaaatacTCAAT GTTTTTATCGTGAAAAATGGATCTATGTTCATAAAGAAAGCACGAGAGAA AGACACGGCTACTGCACGTTGGGAGAAGCCTTTAATCGCCTAGACTTCTCAAGCGCAATTCAGGACATCCGAAGGTTCAATTACGTGGTCAAA TTGTTGCAGCTAATCGCAAAATCCCAGTTGACTTCACTGagtggtgtggctcaaaagaatTACTTCAACATTTTGGATAAAATCGTCCAGAAGG TTCTAGATGACCACCAAAACCCTCGCCTTATCAAAGACCTTCTCCAAGACTTGAGCTCCACCCTGTGCATCCTTATTCGAGGGGTGGGCAAGTCTGTGCTGGTGGGAAACATCAATATTTGGATTTGCCGGCTGGAAACGATCCTCACCTGGCAGCAGCAGCTACAGAACCTCCAGATGACCAAG CAGGTGAACACTGGCCTGACCCTCAGTGACCTGCCCCTGCATACGCTCAACAACATCCTGTACCGGTTCTCCGACGGATGGGACATCGTCACCTTGGGCCAGGTGACACCCACACTGTCGGTGCTCAGCGAGGACCGGCAGCTGTGGAAGCAGCTGTGTCAGTACCACTTCGCGGAGAAGCAG TTTTGCAGACACCTGATTCTTTCAGAAACAGGTCACGTGGAGTGGAAACTCATGTACTTTGCACTTCAGAAGTGCTACCCGACCCGGGAGCAGTATGGAGACACCCTGCACTTCTGCAGGCACTGCAGCATTCTCTTCTGGAAG GACTCGGGGCACCCCTGCACAGCTGCGGACCCTGACAGCTGCTTCACGCCCGTGTCTCCTCAGCACTTCATCGACCTCTTCAAATTCTGA